TTGCAGGTGTATGGCAAGATACAAAAACAAAAAATTATTATACACTATTGAAAATAGAAAAAAGTAAAATTGAACAATATGATAAAGAAATTTTCAAAGAAAGATTAGCTAAGATCATACAAGAACTTAAAAAATTGAAAGAAGGAATTTAAGTTGTTGAAGGTATGTAAATTATATAAAAAGTATGGTAATGTCATTGCAAACAATGATATTAATTTTCAGATAAATGATGGAGAATTTGTAATTATTTTAGGACCATCAGGAGCTGGAAAAAGTACATTGCTTAATATACTTGGAGGGATAGATGTAGCAACTTCAGGCGATATTATTATAGATGATAAGATAATATCAAAAATGTCTGAAAATAGTCTAACAAAGTATAGAAGAAATTATGTAGGTTTTGTATTTCAATTTTATAATTTAATGCCAAATTTAACAGCTCTTGAAAATGTTGAACTAGCATCTGAGTTAGTAAAAGATTCTATGGATGCTAAAGAAATACTTGAACAGGTTGGTCTAAGAGAGAGATTACATAATTTTCCACAAGAATTATCTGGTGGTGAACAACAAAGAGTTGCGATAGCTAGAGCTATAGCTAAAAAACCGAAAATCTTATTATGTGATGAACCAACAGGAGCATTGGATTATAAGACAGGGAAACAAATTTTAAAATTACTTCATAAAATTTGTCGTGAGACAAAGACTATAGTTATTGTTATAACACATAATAGAGCAATAGCACCGATGGCAGACAGAATAATAGAAATAAATGATGCAAAAGTAAAAAATGAATATGTAAATACTAATATTATTCCTATTGAAGAAATAGAGTGGTAATTATGAAAGCGTTGAATAAAGATATTATTAGAGAAATTATTAGATCTAAAAGTAGATTTT
The window above is part of the Sneathia sanguinegens genome. Proteins encoded here:
- a CDS encoding ABC transporter ATP-binding protein produces the protein MLKVCKLYKKYGNVIANNDINFQINDGEFVIILGPSGAGKSTLLNILGGIDVATSGDIIIDDKIISKMSENSLTKYRRNYVGFVFQFYNLMPNLTALENVELASELVKDSMDAKEILEQVGLRERLHNFPQELSGGEQQRVAIARAIAKKPKILLCDEPTGALDYKTGKQILKLLHKICRETKTIVIVITHNRAIAPMADRIIEINDAKVKNEYVNTNIIPIEEIEW